One stretch of Pelmatolapia mariae isolate MD_Pm_ZW linkage group LG3_W, Pm_UMD_F_2, whole genome shotgun sequence DNA includes these proteins:
- the LOC134616773 gene encoding tripartite motif-containing protein 16-like, with the protein MAQKGVQLDQETFSCSICLDLLKDPVTTTCGHSYCMNCIKSFWDEEDRKGIHSCPQCRKTFTPRPVLEKNVMFAALVEQLKKTGLQAAPADHCYAGPEDVACDVCTGRKLKAIKSCLSCPASYCEEHLQPHYDAAPLKKHKLVAPSKKLQENICSRHDEVMKIFCRTDQQSICYLCTMDEHKGHETVPAAAERTEKQKELEVRRLNIQQRIQEREKDVKLLQQEVEAINGSADKAVEDSEKMFTELIRLIQKRSSDVKQQVRSQQETEVSRVKELQEKLEQEIAELKRKDGELEQLSHTEDHNQFLHNYPSLSALSESTHSSSINIRPLSYFEDVTAAVSETRDKLQDILREEWTNISLTVTEVDVLLSPPEPKTRAGFLKYSHEITLDPNTANTHLLLSEGNRKVTFMKQQKSYSDHPDRFTGCYQVLSRESLTGRCYWEVEKGGLEVGVAVAYKNISRGGSLNECSFGNNDKSWALYWYTNSYKFWHNNVQTVLSGPRSSRVGVYLDHRAGILSFYSVSETMTLLHRVQTTFTQPLYAGFCFLGVGDTAELIKVKKRRQVDVDP; encoded by the coding sequence ATGGCGCAGAAAGGAGTTCAGCTGGACCAAGAAACCTTCTCTTGTTCcatctgtttggatctactgaaggatccggtgactacaacctgtggacacagctactgcatgaactgtattaaaagtttctgggatgaagaggacaggaagggaatccacagctgccctcagtgcaggAAGACTTTCACACCGAGGCCTGTCCTGGAGAAAAACGTCATGTTTGCAGCTTtagtggagcagctgaagaagactggactccaagctgctccagctgatcactgctatgctggacctgaagatgtggcctgtgatgtctgcactgggaGGAAACTGAAAGCCATCAAGTCCTGTTTATCTTGTCCAGCCTCTTACTGTGAGGAACACCTCCAACCTCACTATGATGCAGctccattaaagaaacacaagctggtggccccctccaagaagctccaggagaacatctgctctcgtcatgatgaggtgatgaagattttctgtcgtactgatcagcagagtatctgttatctctgcacaatggatgaacataaaggccatgaaacagtcccagctgcagcagaaaggactgagaagcagaaggagctcgaggtgagacgactaaacatccagcagagaatccaggagcgagagaaagatgtgaagctgcttcaacaggaggtggaggccatcaatggctctgctgataaagcagtggaggacagtgagaagatgttcactgagctgatccgtctcatccagaaaagaagctctgatgtgaagcagcaggtcagatcccagcaggaaactgaagtgagtcgagtcaaagagcttcaggagaagctggagcaggagatcgctgagctgaagaggaaagacggcgagctggagcagctctcacacacagaggatcacaaccagtttctacacaactacccctcactgtcagcactcagtgagtctacacactcatccagcatcaatattcgtcctctgagctactttgaggatgtgacagcagctgtgtcagagaccagagataaactacaggacattctgagagaggaatggacaaacatctcactgacagtcactgaagtggatgttttactgtcaccaccagagccaaagaccagagctggattcttaaaatattcacatgaaatcacactggatccaaacacagcaaacacacatctATTATTATCTGAGGGGAACAGAAAAGTAACATTTATGAAACAACAAAAGTCTtattctgatcatccagacagattcactGGATGTTATCAGGTCCTCagtagagagagtctgactggacgttgttactgggaggtggagaagGGAGGGTTAGAAGTTGGTGTAGCAGTCGCATACAAGAATATCAGCAGAGGAGGGAGCCTCAATGAATGTTCTTTTGGAAACAATGACAAATCTTGGGCATTATATTGGTACACAAACAGTTATAAATTTTGGCACAACAATGTTCAAACTGTCCTCTCAGGTCCTCGgtcctccagagtaggagtgtacctggatcacagagcaggtattctgtctttctacagcgtctctgaaaccatgactctcctccacagagtccagaccacattcactcagccgctctatgctggattttgttttttgggagtcGGAGACACTGCAGAGTTGATTAAAGTCAAAAAGAGAAGACAGGTTGATGTTGATCCCTGA